The genomic interval GGCATCCGGGCAAGGCCCAGGTCCTCCCAGTGAGGAATGTGGAGAGCCAGCCTCCGATTCTGGTAAGGGTCTTCTTGACCATGAACTCCCATAGACACAAGGGTTatctggaggctggagggagcCCATGTGGGTAGGGCCGAGAGGACTAAGGGCTGAGGTCCTACCTCAGCTCAGCTCCTTGAATAAAGGAGGAATGTATCTCCCAGCCCAAGGCTGGTGGCCCCTTGGGCTCAGAAATGGGAGCTGGCGTTGGAGATGGAGCCAAGCTTGAGTGGGCGGAGCCTGGGCTGGGAAGGTCCAGAGGTTGGGAGAGGCCCAGGAGCCAGCATGCAAGAGGGCACAGTGCCCTCCCTGCGCAGAGGGCGGGATTGAAggtgaggagggagggcaggaggatgGGGCCTGGCTGTTGTATCCCTGTAGTAGGAGAAATAAGGAAGTGAACTGGCTTATCACTGAGCGGAGTCTGCCGAAAACTCAATTGTTGTGACTTGGGGGAGGAAGTAAGATGGCCGCCTGCCTTCTCTCTTCCAAGTGGATGGCAGGGAGGCCAGGCTTAAGGCTCACTAGAGGCTGTTCCTTGGACTTGGGGTTCAGGTCTCATGACTCTATCTCCCTTTGTGACTTTTCTTGGCCCAAAGCTACCACTTGGAATTCTGTTTCTCCCCAAGGCCTGGGTGCCTCATGCACACAGAGGTAAACTCGGGAGCCCACATGCCTGGAATTACTCCCTGGCTCCACTGCTGGTTCCAGTTGTGTGACTTGGTCACCCTCTGCTGTGGTGTCTATAAACTGGAACTCTCCCCCTTCCCAGTTGATTGTGAGGACTGAGTGAATATCCCAGCAGAGGACCCCAGAGTGAGCACTAGGTGTCCACCATGGGGCCGGAGTGGGAACATTTCTATCTCGGGTGAGGACAGTCATGGCTTTGAAGAACACAGAGCCCCCCACAAAGGATGCACTGCTAGGGTCCAGTCTTCCCTTGCTGACTCCCAGCTTTGATCTCAGAGCAGCAGGTAGTCCAGGACACGGAGGAGGTTTTTCGTAGCTACGTTTATTACCGTCACCggcaggagcaggaggctgagggagcaGCTGCCCCTGCTGACCCAGAGATGGTCTTGGCCCTAGAACCTACCAGGTAAGCCCTAGCCCCGTAGGGACATCTTTAAGGGGACAGAGGCTCAAATGGGGCTATGTGTGGGTCTGGGAGCCAGGGAGGCCTGGGGGGCTTCTCTCCTCCCATTACCACTCCTTTCTCATTTGGGTTCCCACTCCCATAAAAGATCATGCAGCCTTTTTGACACATGCCTTCCCCTTGTCCCTGAGCCCCGCCTTCATGTCAGCTAACACTGCCAGGGACCTTCAAGGAGAGGTACACAAGGCTGGGGCCCCTTGGGTAGAACCCCTCTGCTATAAGCCCATTTCCCACTGCCTCCTACTCCTGCAGTACCATGGGGCAGGTGGGTCGGCAGCTCGCTGTGATTGGTGACGACATCAACCGGCGCTACGACTCTGAGTTCCAGAGCATGCTTGAACAACTGCAACCTACAGCTGCGAATGCCTATGAACTCTTCACCAAGATCGCCTCCAGGTACCCGGCTGTCACTCTGTTCTGCCCACCCGTCACCACTGTGATGCACCCTGCCTATGTGATGGTCTCCCCAGCATGGACAGGCACACTCTTTCTTGTCAGTGTCAGGGGATATGTGTGCAGTCCCTGGTGTCTGTTAGCTCACATGTGGTCTTggcgtgtctctctctctctctctctctctctctctctctctctctctctctctctctctgagttcCAGATTTGTCTTTTGGGCATAAGCTCACAGCTCTTATGAGTTCTGACACCAAGGACTTGACCGGTTAGATCAGGACACTGTGGGGAGCCCTGGGTTGGGAGGGTAAGATGGGCCATCTAAGGATGGCCCAGAGATGCTAAAGGTACTAAATACCCCCAGGACCTGGAAATGGCTCCCGATAATCTGGTACCTAAGAGGCAATCTCATATAGGGAGCAAAGCCACCaaaagctcagtggaagagtgcttgcttagtatgtgtgaggccctgggttcaattcctagaacctcaaaaaaagaaaaaaaaaatcctgattcaACTCTCAATTTTtctgttgttggtggtggttttttgtttgtttgttttggtttggtttggttttggtgctggggattgaacccaggaagctttaccactgagccacatcccagccctttttttattttttattttgaagcagggtcttgctaagttgctgagggcctcactaaattgctaaggctggccttgaacttgtgattctccaacatcagcctcctgagttgataggatcacaggcatgtgccaccacacccagcttcatcCTAGCTTTGTCTCTAACTGCAGTTGTGAAACTTCTACCCCTTGGTCTCTTGATCTTTGAAGTAGGAAAAATACACTTAGAACAGTGTCCTCTTTTGCAAAGTGTCAGCCATCATTTCCACATGAGTTAGGGAAACAGTGTCAGGgaaatttggttttttgttttgttttggtttggttttagtaCCGGAGATTGAATTCGGggaaactcaaccactgagtcatatccccagccctactttatattttatttagagacagggtctcactgagttgcttagaacctcactgttgcctaagctggctttgaatttgcaatccttctgtcccagcctcccaagccgctgggattacaggagtgcaccaccgcacctggagTGTCAGGGAAATGTAAAGGTGGTAAAGGTGCGAGTAGGTCATAGACTTACAATCAGTGCTCAGAGCTAAAATGTCTAGCCACCATGCCCCCATGCTGCTGTAATTCTGGGACCTGTCCTAATCTCTCTTCTGTCGTTTTCTCTCTGCTGTCCCCTCGGGCTGCCAGGCCAGCAGCAACACCCACAGGTAATCTCCCTGCTTCCTCTGTCCACTCATCTACCCTCTGCCATTTCTGTGCCTTGTTGGCCTGTGGCCTTGGGAAGCTACACTCCAGTAGTAGCTCCTATGCCCTCTGAGATTTCTCCTTTCCCAAATCAAGACCAGACTAAGGCAGCCTCTGCGGCCCTGATTCGCAGCTAAGCCATTAGCTTCCCATCTGGGAGAGGGGTGGGGTACaaggaggcaggagagggagggcaggtggAAGGGGCCCCCAGGAGCTCTCCACTGACCTGTGGCATGCTCTGCTCACAGCCTGTTTGAGAGTGGCATCAACTGGGGCCGTGTGGTGGCTCTCCTGGGCTTTGGCTATCGCCTGGCCTTACACGTCTACCGGCATGGCCTGACAGGCTTCCTGGGCCAGGTGACCCACTTTGTGGTCGACTTCATGTTGCATCGCTGCATTGCCCGGTGGATCGCACAGAGAGGAGGCTGGGTGAGTGCCTGGGGGTCACCCAATCCTTCCTGCTGCTGGGGTTGCCCTGGGGCCCAGTATCAGCCTTTCTTTGACCACCTTGTCTCTTCTGGCAGGTGGCCGCCCTGGACTTGGGCAACGGCCCAATCCGGAATGTGCTGGTGGTTCTGGCTGTGGTTCTGCTGGGCCAGTTTGTGGTACGAAGATTCTTCAAGTCATGACTCCTGGGGGGCCCTTTGGGGTTCAAGTGGGGACCCCTGACTGGATTTTAGCCAAaactccctcccctctcccctgcagGGGTTCCCCCCAAGAGTACAGAAGCTTTAGCAAGTGGGCATTCCAGCAGTGGACCCCGTCCAGGGGTCATTCAGGCCACACAGGTGCCCCGACATTGCATGGTGCTAATGGGCCCCTTCTCTGGGCACTATCCTATCAGAGAGAGGCTGTAGCCTCTTTCCTCAGTTCTCTGGGACCCCCTTAGTCCTGTctttagggggctggggagatTGATACCTTAGGGAGGCAAGAGGCTGGGAACCACTTCTTCCCAGGAAGTTCTAATGGTTTTAGCTTTTTATATACCCTTGGGAGGACCCATCCCCTTTCCCACCACTCTGTCCAGGGTCAGGATGTCTAGGGTATGCTGGTCAGTGGGTCAACACTGTGCCCCCCGGACTCAGCTCTTCTGGAAAATCAGAGCCCGAGAGGTGGGACTGGAGTACAGTCCTGGCCCTCCCTAAACATGGCTCCCAGGAACAGGACTGGTTGGTGTAGGGGGTCAAGGACCTGCTCAGCTCCCCTCCTGCTCCCACTCCCCCACTCCTCCACTCCATGTTGGCCTTGTGGTTGGACTCTCAGGGATTCTGGGCCTGGGGTGTGAGGCAGAGGTGGGATTGGAGGTGGCAGTGCAGATTAGAATGTTCTGAACATATCCATCAGGACCCTCCAAGcctgccacccacccacccccaggtCCTCTcagttcttccccttcccctcacctGAAACCACTTGCTTCCAATCCAGTCACTACAGGTAAAGACCCTCCCTTGGGTTCTTGGGTAAGCAGGTGTGCTGAGGCCCCCTGCTTGCCAGTTGCAGGGCCTAGGGCTTggtttattttaaggaaaaggaGAGCTCAGAAGCAGTGTCTGAGTGGGAGGGGGTCTTTATCATCAGGAGCCATCCTGAAGCTGGAATTGCCTCATGGCCTGGGCATAGTGTAATCTGAATGGGAGAACTGTGAATACTTgaactccacccccaccccacactccATGCTCCTCGCCTGCCTAGGCTCCTCCTGGAAGCAGTGGCAGTACCTTCTCTATCGTGTACAGCCTAGGGACTTGGGGACAAGGGGAGGGAAGTTGTTGATTAAGCCAAATGCAGAGAGGGGATGCAGATGGAGACTGCTGGCCACCTGACACCCTGTCCTCTGACTGTGTTTGGAAATAAACTGTGCAATCCCCCACCTGGTATTTCTGTATCCTCTGCTACCTCTCTCCATcaggctggggtgcaggaagCTGAGCATGCTGACAGGTACCTGTCTTATTATTGAAAAAGATCTCAGTAAGCCTCCAGAATTCTGAGATTGGGTGTTATTCTCCACCCCGTTGACTAGAAGACCTTGGTCCCTCCCCACCAACTCTAGGCCCTTCTCCATGGACTTCCCATTCCTTTGGGTTCCAGGTTATTTCTCACCCCTTTAAGAAGCCAGGGATCCTTTGACTACTGAGTAGGTATAGCAGCTACACAAGACTGAGGACTCCCTAGGCCACCCCAAGTCTGGCCTGAattcctctccctccctgggcCTGCTGCCTATGCTGGCTCAAAAGGCTCTTCTCCCCCACGTTAGTTCTGCCTGGGACACAATGTCCCAGCTCCCCCTTCCTGATGTCGCCAcaggcacaccacacacacacacagggctttTTTCATTCTAGGAGTCTTGATTCTGCATGGGAGTCCCTAAAGGGAGGCAGTCAGAGGTGATAAAAATAACAAGCATGGGGGCGttgaaatgttccaaaatctacCAAGTCTTTTCAGTCCTGGGCACCCTGGTCTGTGTTTCTGATACCCTTCCAAAACTGTCACACGTGAGTCCAAGAGGACCGGTGACCGTGACCTTCTTCACTTGCCAAGCCCCTTTCCTCTCCACGAGGGCCTTAATAGTCTGTTTCACTATCAGTGgtgaaaaggaaaaagcagaggcTGGGGCAGTAGTGGCAGGAAGGATGGTTGCTGCAAGACCTGCTACAACCAGGAAGAGCTCATACACAACATTTATGTTACTATATGCCAGGCTTTATGCTGAGAATTTATTATCAATGCCCAAAATTAAAGTTATGGGCGGCAGGGGGTCtaaggttgtgactcagtggtagagcacttgcctagcatgtgcaaggcactgggttggattctcagcaccacatataaataaataaaggtccatcaataattaataaaaatatattttttaaaacgtATGGGGTTGGTGCACGCGTGTGTTCTCAAGTGTCCACTTGACAGATCAGGAAGCAGGTTCCTCCCCAGAGTCACTCAGGAAGGAAAGGACAGGCAGCTAGCATAGGCAATCTGAATAATGGCTATAGGTTTTACTTGGAGACAGAAGGGCAAGGAAGCCCATGGTCTCGCGGCCAGGCACCCGCCGTGGCAAAGGGTGCCAGGTGGCCTCTAGCTATCCCTGTGCAGCCGCGGAGCCACCCTCAATCTCACAGAGTGAGGCTCAGAGTGCGCGACTGCCCGAGACCAAAATGGCCGCCGCTGCGTCGAGCACGCAAGCGTACCCTTTTGTGGGCGGGGTCTCCGAAGACGTGTCCCTTTCCGCTAGCTTTTGCGGTTTGGGGGATGATAACAGCGTGAGGCACTGAGCGAACAGCTGCGGATGACTTCCGTTGGGAATGTGGCGAGGTGGGCAGTGGCAGGAACTATGTGATCTTCTCTGCTTCTTTAAGAAAGGACTTGGAACACTATCCTGAAAGGCGTGGAGAGCCTCAAAAGATTTTTGCCTTTTGGCCTTCACCTAATtgggttggatttttttttcctgcggTGCTGGTGAGCAGAAACCATGTTCATGCTTCTTGGGACTCTTCCTCTGAGTTGcatccatctttctttcttttcttttcttttatttattttgtctttgccTAGCCTGGCACCCTCCACACCCTTTATTCTGCTACCAAGATAAAGTTTCAAAAACCTAAATCCAATGCATTCTGGAGTTGTGAAAACCAAGGGGATTAAAGTTAGGTTAGCCAGAATAAGCCAAGGGCTAGGGAACAGAAGGGAGCAGGAATTAAGGCTATTGAGTCAACGAAACTTGTGGGTCGGGAACCCAGTAAGGCACGACTGTGATctgagtgactcaggagactgaggcaggaaaatcaca from Ictidomys tridecemlineatus isolate mIctTri1 chromosome 8, mIctTri1.hap1, whole genome shotgun sequence carries:
- the Bak1 gene encoding bcl-2 homologous antagonist/killer isoform X2, which gives rise to MASGQGPGPPSEECGEPASDSEQQVVQDTEEVFRSYVYYRHRQEQEAEGAAAPADPEMVLALEPTSTMGQVGRQLAVIGDDINRRYDSEFQSMLEQLQPTAANAYELFTKIASSLFESGINWGRVVALLGFGYRLALHVYRHGLTGFLGQVTHFVVDFMLHRCIARWIAQRGGWVAALDLGNGPIRNVLVVLAVVLLGQFVVRRFFKS
- the Bak1 gene encoding bcl-2 homologous antagonist/killer isoform X1, whose amino-acid sequence is MASGQGPGPPSEECGEPASDSALISEQQVVQDTEEVFRSYVYYRHRQEQEAEGAAAPADPEMVLALEPTSTMGQVGRQLAVIGDDINRRYDSEFQSMLEQLQPTAANAYELFTKIASSLFESGINWGRVVALLGFGYRLALHVYRHGLTGFLGQVTHFVVDFMLHRCIARWIAQRGGWVAALDLGNGPIRNVLVVLAVVLLGQFVVRRFFKS